From Rutidosis leptorrhynchoides isolate AG116_Rl617_1_P2 chromosome 3, CSIRO_AGI_Rlap_v1, whole genome shotgun sequence, a single genomic window includes:
- the LOC139897357 gene encoding pyruvate decarboxylase 1 has translation MTSSTSGTLGGHLARRLVQIGVQDVFSVPGDFNLALLDHLIAEPGLNLVGCCNELNAGYAADGYARAKGIGACVVTFTVGGLSVLNAIAGACSENLPVICIVGGPNSNDYGTNRILHHTIGLPDFTQELQCFRTVTCAQAVVNNLEDAHEQIDTAIATALKESKPVYISISCNLPGIPYPTFGREPVPFFLPPMVSNSLGLEAAVEETAKLLNKSVKPVIIAGCKMRVAKAQKSFMEFANASGYPISIMPSAKGLVPEHHPNFIGTYWGAVSTNFVGEIVESADAYIFVGPIFNDYSSVGYSLLIKKEKSIIVQPNRVTIGNGPSLGWVFMSDFLSALAKKVKMNTTALENYRRIFVPNGVPLKCEKDEPLRVNILFKHIQEMLTGETAVIAETGDSWFNCQKLRLPENCGYEFQMQYGSIGWSVGASLGYAQAAKDKRVIACIGDGSFQVTAQDISTMIRCGQNTIIFLINNGGYTIEVEIHDGPYNVIKNWNYTGLVNAIHNGEGKCWTSKVKTEEELVEAIATATGEQKDSLCFIEVIVHKDDTSKELLEWGSRVAAANSRPPNPQ, from the exons ATGACGTCATCAACAAGCGGAACACTTGGTGGTCACCTAGCTCGCCGGTTAGTCCAGATCGGCGTACAGGACGTGTTCTCGGTTCCAGGTGACTTTAACTTAGCTTTACTTGATCACTTGATTGCTGAACCGGGTTtaaaccttgttggttgttgtaacgAACTGAACGCTGGATACGCGGCTGATGGTTACGCGCGCGCTAAAGGGATTGGTGCTTGTGTTGTTACGTTTACTGTTGGTGGACTGAGTGTACTCAACGCGATTGCTGGCGCGTGTAGTGAGAATTTGCCGGTGATTTGTATTGTTGGTGGACCCAATTCTAATGATTATGGTACAAACCGGATCCTTCATCATACAATTGGGTTACCGGATTTTACTCAAGAATTGCAGTGCTTTCGGACTGTTACTTGTGCCCAG GCAGTAGTGAACAATCTTGAAGATGCACATGAGCAGATTGACACTGCAATAGCAACTGCTTTAAAGGAAAGCAAGCCAGTTTACATAAGTATAAGCTGTAATCTACCTGGAATTCCTTATCCTACATTCGGTCGAGAACCTGTCCCGTTCTTTCTTCCACCAAT GGTAAGCAATTCATTAGGACTAGAAGCAGCAGTGGAAGAAACAGCCAAATTATTAAACAAATCTGTTAAACCAGTAATTATAGCAGGCTGCAAAATGCGAGTTGCAAAAGCTCAAAAATCATTTATGGAGTTTGCAAATGCTTCAGGGTATCCAATATCCATAATGCCATCAGCTAAAGGACTTGTACCCGAACACCACCCAAATTTTATCGGCACGTATTGGGGTGCGGTTAGCACCAACTTTGTTGGTGAAATTGTTGAATCAGCTGACGCTTATATATTTGTGGGACCCATCTTTAATGATTATAGCTCGGTTGGTTACTCTTTGTTGATAAAGAAAGAGAAATCAATTATTGTGCAGCCTAATCGTGTTACTATTGGAAATGGTCCATCTTTGGGATGGGTTTTTATGTCGGATTTTTTGAGTGCGTTAGCTAAAAAAGTAAAGATGAACACTACTGCGTTAGAGAACTATCGAAGAATCTTTGTGCCTAATGGTGTGCCGttaaaatgcgaaaaagatgaacCTCTTAGGGTTAATATTCTCTTCAAGCACATTCAA GAAATGTTAACTGGAGAAACAGCAGTAATTGCTGAAACGGGTGACTCTTGGTTCAACTGTCAAAAGCTACGTCTCCCTGAAAATTGCGG TTATGAATTCCAGATGCAGTATGGATCAATTGGATGGTCCGTTGGTGCGTCTCTTGGTTATGCTCAGGCAGCTAAGGACAAACGCGTCATCGCTTGTATTGGTGATGGTAGTTTTCAG GTAACAGCACAAGACATATCAACAATGATTCGATGTGGACAAAACACAATCATATTCCTAATCAACAACGGGGGTTATACAATTGAAGTAGAAATTCATGATGGTCCATACAATGTGATCAAGAATTGGAATTACACCGGTCTTGTTAATGCTATCCACAACGGTGAAGGAAAATGTTGGACTTCAAAG GTGAAAACAGAAGAGGAGTTGGTGGAAGCCATTGCTACTGCTACAGGGGAACAGAAGGATTCACTATGTTTTATAGAAGTAATTGTACACAAAGATGATACAAGTAAAGAGCTACTTGAATGGGGTTCTCGAGTCGCTGCTGCTAATAGTCGACCTCCAAACCCGCAATAG